A segment of the Arachis hypogaea cultivar Tifrunner chromosome 5, arahy.Tifrunner.gnm2.J5K5, whole genome shotgun sequence genome:
AATTCACATCAATTGTGAAGAAGAACTTCAAACATTAATTCTATGATTCCTTTCTCAATTCCTCATAGAATTCAGTtagattcaatttctttctcaagATAATTGAATCATTGCGATAAATAACGAATATTCTCCCTAAAGaagtaataaaagaataattaaagataaaaataaaattactattgatccatcaaattataaTAGAGCTCTTAACCCCAATGACTGAGAATTAGCCACTCATGACTTTCAGAGAAGAATCAaaagtgaaaaatacaaaaaaagagtGCAAAATGGGGTTATATACTACTCTCAACTCCCAAAATGCCACTCCAGATCCAATTCAAATCACTACAATTACAATTCTATCCAACTTATGGTCCTCTTGCTTGTAGTCGAGTCTTCTTTCTTCAAAGATTGTGAGCCCAAGATGGTAAATTGCCTTGAGATTGAATGGCGTGTCATGCAAGTGCCACTTTGGTGGCACACCAAATATTGAAGGTTTTGTGAAGGTAGttcagcgtgccacgcccttggcaTGCCCATTATGTAATTGTTCCAAGTTGTGAGGGTGTGTGGTGGTTGACACGTCAACCACACGCCATAGTGCACGCCAAGGGTGGTATTATGCTCCCTGGGAAGTTGGCCCAGCGTGCCACTTCTGAGACACGCCAGCTCCCATGCCCACTTGGAGAAGAATGAAGCTTTGAGGGCGTGTCTCTCTTCCCACACCAGAGACACGCCCTTGCCACACCAACTTTTGCTCTTTGAGGCATCTTTTGGGAAGTTGGCCCAGCGTGCCACTTCCTAGGCACACCCATGACACGCCAAGGGCTGAAGCTTGAGGGCGTGTGGTTTTGGCACGCCAACCACATGCCAAAGACACGCCAATGAAGCGCCAATGCCACACCAACTTCTGAGCTTGGGGGCGTGTGATTTTGGCACGCCAACCACACGCTAGGGACATGCCAATGAAGCGCCAATGCCACGCCACTTTTTGCTATCAATCTACTGTGACTTAAGTATTATAGGCCACATAGTGAGGATATTATAGTAAAAGGTGGAGTGATGTTCCTAAGATTAGAATGGAGCTATTATAAAAGTCTTACTCTCCTTCAtcgtaataactaattttttaattcttcCAAAATTTATAACTAtttacattttcaaaaaaaataagaattttgagaTCAAATATATCAAGTACTCTTATTTGAATGGGGCAATGAAGGTGTTCCATGCGGTTGCTTCACTATATTAGAAAATATGAGGCATACACTTACTTTTGGGACTATAACTCTATTATGTAACCCTAATTTCTATTTTAACTCatcattaaattaattcataataaCCAGGCCATATGATATCTAGACATATATAATAAGTCCATACTTAACGAGATGGCTTAAACTACATAAATTTTCATATTATTAATTTCATATCAGTCATCAAACTATATGGTATTTCATAATATGTAATTATAAATAACCAGATAAATTTTCAGCATGTGCTTTGTATCTATTGTTGTATTTGTGTCTTTCTACTTTTATGGTGTATGAAAAATTGcccattaataatttttttttgtagaacTCATCAAATGAAGTAAAGTATTCATCATTATAAAATCACATTATGTGATAATAAATGCAACTAGGAAACTCTAACATCTCTTGTATCAATGCAGAGACAATCTTGATAGTTATTCCTTGCAACTCGGAAAACTTTTCATGGCAATCATTGGGCATATGGAAATGGCTCTCAAAACTAAACCAAATGAATTGTTAAAACTATTTGAAGATGTAAGTCAATCAATGAGATTGAATTATTATCCTCCATGTCCCCAACCAGAAAATGTAATTGGACTGAAGCCTCATTCTGATGCTGGTTCCCTTACCATCCTTCTCCAAGCAAATGAAGTAGATGGCCTTCAAATAAGAAAAGATGGAATGTGGATGCCTATTACACCGGTCTCTAATGCATTCATTATTAATGTTGGAGACATATTGGaggtaatttgaaaaaaatatttttttttctcatggTAAGCTACATGAAGAACAACAAATAACATATTATAAGAAAATAATCACAACATAAAAGTTAATGTGCACTAAAGATTTggagaaaattaacaacaataagtCATAAAAATAGATAGAATAACTTTATCAATTTAGAGAGTGGATCACAAGCTTAAAAGTGTCTCtttttggtttaaattgaaacaAATAACTTGAAtccatagaatatatatatatctttagtCATTGTCACCTAGCCATCAACAATTGTAGTCTATGTGTgacatgtttttattttatatcaatcAACTCGAATCAACTCGATCCAACATGAATACCTAAGGACACTAGTGAATgtttaattgtttatatattaGTGAAATCCTTAAAATCTTTCAACATACTCGACACTGATCATTTTAaagttaacaaaaatattatatttgcaCTTTTTGGAATCTCAAAAGTGTCTTATTAGTACACTATgtaacactttttatttttattattgtgattatggtagtgtttttaaataatatggagagttggtgtgtgtttttttttgtatagATGATCACAAATCTGACCCTCAAATTtgtggttttaattttttttttaatttacaaatcaGACCCTTAGATTTGTActttaacattaaaaattttttgaaacatgTAAATCAGACCTTCCGATTTGaggtattttgatttttttttgttttttctcaaaACTTACCCTTCGTTTTCTATCTCTACCTAAAACTGAGGCTCAGTTTTCTACCATTACCCAAATTTGAGCATCCGATTtgtagtttttaatttaaaaaaaataattatctccATATCCATAAAAAATACACCAACTCTCCATTACCAAAAAAATTAGCCCACTATGTAaacctttaaaatatttttctttgagaAATTTTTTTGTCTTCTCTAATTATGATTTTATTGCAGATACTGACCAATGGAATTTATCGGAGCATTGAACACCGTGTGACAATTAACTCACAGAAAGAAAGAATTTCCATTGCTGCATTTCACAAACCTCAAATGAACAAAATTATAAGCCCAATAGAAAGTTTGGTTATCTCCGAAAGACCTGCATTGTTTAGGGGAATCAGCGTAGCAGATTACTACAAAAAATACTTCTCACGCCAGCTCCAAGAAAAATCAGTACTCAATGATGTCAGaatcaaaagtaataattgtGTTCACAAGATTTTATAGGATAGAATAAgaacaaaataattaataatcatcATGTTCATCAATAACCAGCAGTAAGTATAGGCTCATTTGTTCAAGACTTTGGGTCGAagacatgatatatatatatatatatatatatatatatatatatatatatatatatatatatatatatatatatatatatatatatatatatatatatatatatatacggcaAATGTATTAAGTAATAAATAACAAATTTGTGTCATGAATTTGAAATAACTTGAACTAGCTACTTGGcttatttctatatatatatacggCAAATGTATTAAGTAATAAATAACAAATTTGTGTCATGAATTTGAAATAACTTGAACTAGCTACTTGGCTTATTTGTGCTAGAAAAACGTTGTGTAATATATATGtacttttatttaagaaaaaagaaagaaaaaaaatcatggaTATAGAAAAAAGtgcctatttttattttcatataatCTATCGAAGTCTTTCAAAGAATTTATGAAGTAGTTAGCTACTTCACTTGTCATATTAGGTGACAAAGTGAGAATTAAGCTTTAAATCTTTGCCACTTAAGAATTTTAAGACACAAAAAAGGATTCTAAAATACCTCAACTGAAATAACTTGTTTTCTACTAATGTTTAAGTTGTTTTTCTTcatcaattatatatttatttatttttacatgtGAATTTTATTCAAAAACAACTAGCATTTAATTTAGGCCTCATGATACTGAATCGATGTATTTAAAGTAGTACAAACAGAAATGTTTGATTTAagcatgtttattttttattgaaaataataatcGACTATGTTATGTTACCTTTATAGCTAACTTTATATATAGCTAAGAGATTAAGTTATATTTTTaagaataattgaataatttaacTATTCAATTTAA
Coding sequences within it:
- the LOC112802661 gene encoding protein SRG1 isoform X2, encoding MSKIGSSLLVPSVQELAKQSITQVPDRYLVPKQDTLIIPKTSSFLQVPIIDLNKLLSEDAFELHKLDHACKEWRFFQLINHGVDPSLIESVKLGFQDFFNLPIEEKKKLWQKPGDIEGFGQLFVVSEKQKLEWADLFIINTLPSYARDLNLFLNIPQPFRDNLDSYSLQLGKLFMAIIGHMEMALKTKPNELLKLFEDVSQSMRLNYYPPCPQPENVIGLKPHSDAGSLTILLQANEVDGLQIRKDGMWMPITPVSNAFIINVGDILEILTNGIYRSIEHRVTINSQKERISIAAFHKPQMNKIISPIESLVISERPALFRGISVADYYKKYFSRQLQEKSVLNDVRIKSNNCVHKIL
- the LOC112802661 gene encoding protein SRG1 isoform X1, with the protein product MSKIGSSLLVPSVQELAKQSITQVPDRYLVPKQDTLIIPKTSSFLQVPIIDLNKLLSEDAFELHKLDHACKEWRFFQLINHGVDPSLIESVKLGFQDFFNLPIEEKKKLWQKPGDIEGFGQLFVVSEKQKLEWADLFIINTLPSYARDLNLFLNIPQPFRSYFSLQVFATAHFLLCLFGDNLDSYSLQLGKLFMAIIGHMEMALKTKPNELLKLFEDVSQSMRLNYYPPCPQPENVIGLKPHSDAGSLTILLQANEVDGLQIRKDGMWMPITPVSNAFIINVGDILEILTNGIYRSIEHRVTINSQKERISIAAFHKPQMNKIISPIESLVISERPALFRGISVADYYKKYFSRQLQEKSVLNDVRIKSNNCVHKIL